The Actinomadura graeca nucleotide sequence GGCCGAGCTGCGCGGCGTCGCCGACGTGCTCGCGCGGACCCTCCCGGTACGGCGGACCGCCACACGGGGGACACGCGCCGCCGAGCGGTCGACCAGGCTCAGCGGCGTCTGCGCCTACGGCGCCAGAGGACGAGGGCGGTCACGGTGACCGCCGCGCCGACCCCCGCGAGCAGCAGCCGCTTGTCGAGCTGACCCGGCCCGCCCTCGCCGTCGTCGCCGTCGTCCTGCACGATCGACCGGGCGGCCCGCACGACCTGGGCGGCCTCCTCCTTCAGCCGTTCGGCACCGCGGTGCGCGACGTTCCGCGGGTTGACCCGGTCGGCGAGCTCGTCGATCGTGCGGGCGAGCTCCAGCCGGGTCCGCTCGATCTCCCGCTCCAGCGCCTCCGGGTCGCGGGCCCTGTCAGCCATGCCGTGTCCTATCGTGTCGGGCGACGCATGATCCGAACAGTCTTGCAGGTCTTCCCCCGCGGCGCCCGTCCGCACCGGCCACCGTCCCGAGCGGTACCGTTGGATCCACCAACCGAGCGAAAGGCGGAACAGGGTGTCCGAGCGGCTTCAGCCGGGCGACGTCGCCCCCGATTTCGAGCTTCCCGACGCGGACGCCTCCCCGGTGTCGCTGGCCTCGCTGCGCGGGAAGCGCGTGATCCTCTACTTCTACCCGGCGGCCATGACGCCCGGCTGCACGAAGGAGTCGGTCGACTTCCAGAGCAGCCTCGCCGACCTGGAGGCCGCCGGCGCCACCGTCGTCGGCGTCTCCCCCGACGCGCCCGCCAAGCTCGCCAAGTTCCGCGAGAAGGAGGGCCTCAGCTTCCCCCTCCTGTCCGACCCCGGCACCGAGGTCCTGCGGGCCTACGGCGCGTACGGTGAGAAGAAGCTGTACGGCAAGGTGGTCGTCGGCGTGATCCGCTCCACCTTCATCATCGACCCGGAGGGCAAGGTCGAGAAGGCGTACTACAACGTGAAGGCCACCGGCCACGTAGAGCGCCTCCGCCGGGACCTCGCCGTCTAGGGGGAACGCCGGGGGTTTTCGGGACGCGGCGCTCCTGCGTGCGGGCGGGGAACTCGAACCCGCCCGACCGGGCGTACGACTCGACACCTCCGGACCGAGCACGACCGGCGGCCTCTCGTCGTCTTCGGGCCGGACGTCTCCCGATGACGGGTCGCCTGGAGGGGGACGGTGATGCGGCCGGGCCGGTCCCGTGCCCGTCACCGTCGCCCCCACCAGGCCCAATAACGAGACGCTCCGTTCCTACGCCGGTCGATTGTCGTTTTGGCCGCGGTCTGCCGCAGCCCCGGGAATCACATCCGGGCAGTGGTCAAACCAGCTGCGGCAGATCCGCAGATCGCCTGCCCTGCCCGCATACGCATCAGCGTCAGGGGATGCTGAGGTGGAAGGAGGTGTCCAGCATGGCCGCGTTGTAGGCCCAGGAGTAGACCGTCACGGTGTCGGTCCTGCTATGGCAGGTGCCGGTCGGGCCCGCGACGACCCCGAGAATGGCCCGCGAGCTTCCTGGAGTGGCCAGGACCACGGCGTTGCCCAGCTTGATGTCGCTGCCGACCTGGACGCAGTAGCTGCCGGTGCCCGCCTTGTAGCTGGAGACGATGTTCTTGCCGTGCTCCAGGGTTCCGTTGGCGCGGACGGAGGCCGCGGCCCGGGCGTAAGGGGCGTCGCTGTCGGCCAGGGCGGCGCCGGCCGGGAGCGTGACGGCGGTGGCGGCGGCCGCCGCTGTGGCGAGCAGTTTCGTGGTGAAGCGAAGTGCGGACATGCGGGATCCTTCCCAGTCGTCCCCGGAATCGGGGGGCTCGGCCCGTAGGGCACTTTAATTACTAGCTGTCATAGGTGATGAACAGCTAGTAACTCCTGGGTGACGCCGACGCGTACCGCTCGCCATCCACAGATCGGTGGTCAGGTAACAGAGTCCACAGGTACCGCGCTGGACCACGTGTGCCTCATGACACTTCGTCAGCGCCGCCGGACGGGCGGTGGAGTATCAACGGGCCCCAGCGCCACGGGGGCGGGGCAGCACCGGTACATGTTCGGACGGGTGCGGGCGGGGGGACTCGAACCCCCACGGTGTCGCCACCAACAGGACCTAAACCTGCCGCGTATACCTACTTCGCCACGCCCGCCGGCGCTCCGCGAAGGGAGCCGGTCCAGCTTAGCGTCCCGGCCCGCCCGGACGCGGGGCGATTTTCGGGCCCGCCCCGAACCGCGGTATGTGAAAAAACGCCGCCTGCGCCGCCGGGGCGCGGCGTCCTACCCTGGGTTGGTCCGCCCGTGCCGGAGCGGGTGGTGTCGCCATGATCGAACCCGGGTGGGCCACCGTGAGCGAGTCCTTCACCCACCGCGTGCTGCCGTACGACGGGGTGGACGAGTTCCTCGGCGGCGCGCTGCCCTTCCTGCGGGACGGGGTGGACGCCGGCGACCGCGTCCTCGCGGTGGCCGGTGTGGGACGCGAGCTGCTGCTGCGGGAGGCGCTCGGGCCGGCGGCCGCCGGGGTCGAGTTCACCGACGCCGCCACCTGGTACACGCACCCGTCCCGGACGCTCGCCGACTGCCTGGCCGACGCCGACAACACCGCGTGGCAGGGGCGGCGGCTGCGCGTCCTCGGTGACCCGGTGTGGGCGTCGCGCTCGCCGCTCGAAGTCCTGGAATGGCAGCGGACCGAGGCGATCCTGAACGTGGCGTTCCGCGACACCGGGGCGGCCCTGCTGTGCCCGTACTCCTCGTCGCTCCCGGCGGGCGTGGTCGCGTCCTCCCGGCAGACCCACCCCGAGACGGTCCGGGGCGTCACGGCGCTCGCGAACCCCGGCTATATGGACCCTTGGGCCTACAACGCGCACTGCGACCGGGAGCCGCTTCCGCCGCCGCCTTCCGGCGCCGACTCGCTGAAGATCGACCGTCCCGACCTGTACTGGCTGCGCGCCTATGTCAG carries:
- a CDS encoding zf-HC2 domain-containing protein, with translation MGPTDCGAYRLGLGVYALGRLAGAEADALSDHLTGCPRCRAELAELRGVADVLARTLPVRRTATRGTRAAERSTRLSGVCAYGARGRGRSR
- a CDS encoding DUF3618 domain-containing protein produces the protein MADRARDPEALEREIERTRLELARTIDELADRVNPRNVAHRGAERLKEEAAQVVRAARSIVQDDGDDGEGGPGQLDKRLLLAGVGAAVTVTALVLWRRRRRRR
- the bcp gene encoding thioredoxin-dependent thiol peroxidase, translating into MSERLQPGDVAPDFELPDADASPVSLASLRGKRVILYFYPAAMTPGCTKESVDFQSSLADLEAAGATVVGVSPDAPAKLAKFREKEGLSFPLLSDPGTEVLRAYGAYGEKKLYGKVVVGVIRSTFIIDPEGKVEKAYYNVKATGHVERLRRDLAV
- a CDS encoding sensor histidine kinase; its protein translation is MIEPGWATVSESFTHRVLPYDGVDEFLGGALPFLRDGVDAGDRVLAVAGVGRELLLREALGPAAAGVEFTDAATWYTHPSRTLADCLADADNTAWQGRRLRVLGDPVWASRSPLEVLEWQRTEAILNVAFRDTGAALLCPYSSSLPAGVVASSRQTHPETVRGVTALANPGYMDPWAYNAHCDREPLPPPPSGADSLKIDRPDLYWLRAYVSDYARQARLHEEDLQRLLVAVTEVVTNALRHGEPPIVLRMWADTSGEPALVCEVTDEGRWDPASGYGLVPPRPVGTGSGGRFGLWAVRLLCSVVQIRAGEGGTAVRLRLRLPAVPAASINGA